A region from the Mycolicibacterium phlei genome encodes:
- the mmsB gene encoding multiple monosaccharide ABC transporter permease, translated as MTASPTVAATPRPSQTPEPPDGPVTRLKAALHGNVRQYGMVVALAVIVLLFQLWTGGILLKPLNVTNIVQQNGYILILAIGMVIVIISGHIDLSVGSIAGFVGAMSAVLMIRNDLPWPVAVALCLLMGAVIGAWQGFWIAYVGIPSFIVTLAGMLLFRGATQYLLEGQSIAPFPRSFSQVSSGFLPELGENSLYHWPTVILGLVVMVAVVWQQVRQRRAQSRYGFEVAPRGWFVFKCAALVAALAAFTLLLASYRGVPVVGIILAVAFVIYAFVMRSTVFGRQVYAVGGNEAAARLSGVKTKRTTFLVFVNMGLLSALAGLLFAARLNSATPQAGIGMELEAIAAAFIGGASASGGVGTVLGAIIGGFVLGVLNNGMSLLGIGSDIQQVIKGMVLLAAVGFDIYNKRKGAS; from the coding sequence ATGACCGCCAGCCCCACGGTGGCCGCGACCCCGCGCCCATCCCAGACCCCGGAACCACCCGACGGACCCGTCACCCGGCTGAAAGCGGCGTTGCACGGCAACGTCAGACAGTACGGCATGGTGGTCGCGCTGGCGGTGATCGTGCTGCTGTTCCAGCTGTGGACCGGCGGGATCCTGCTCAAACCGCTGAATGTGACGAACATCGTTCAGCAGAACGGCTACATCCTGATCCTGGCGATCGGGATGGTCATCGTCATCATCTCCGGCCACATCGACCTGTCCGTCGGATCCATCGCCGGCTTCGTCGGCGCGATGTCGGCGGTCCTGATGATCCGCAACGACCTGCCCTGGCCGGTGGCCGTCGCGCTGTGTCTTCTGATGGGCGCGGTGATCGGTGCGTGGCAGGGGTTCTGGATCGCCTACGTCGGCATCCCGTCGTTCATCGTCACGTTGGCCGGCATGCTGCTGTTCCGCGGGGCCACCCAGTACCTGCTGGAGGGCCAGTCGATCGCCCCGTTCCCGCGCAGCTTCAGCCAGGTCAGCAGCGGGTTCCTGCCCGAGCTGGGTGAGAACAGCCTCTACCACTGGCCGACGGTGATCCTCGGGCTGGTGGTGATGGTCGCGGTGGTGTGGCAGCAGGTGCGCCAGCGACGGGCCCAGTCCCGCTACGGGTTCGAGGTGGCGCCGCGCGGCTGGTTCGTGTTCAAGTGCGCGGCGCTGGTCGCCGCTCTGGCCGCCTTCACGCTGCTGCTGGCCAGTTACCGCGGGGTGCCGGTCGTCGGCATCATCCTGGCCGTGGCGTTCGTGATCTACGCATTCGTCATGCGCAGCACGGTATTCGGGCGCCAGGTGTACGCGGTGGGCGGTAACGAGGCGGCGGCCCGGTTGTCCGGGGTGAAGACCAAGCGGACCACGTTCCTGGTGTTCGTCAACATGGGCCTGCTGTCCGCGCTGGCCGGCCTGCTGTTCGCGGCGCGGTTGAATTCGGCCACCCCGCAGGCCGGTATCGGCATGGAGCTGGAGGCCATCGCCGCGGCGTTCATCGGCGGCGCGTCGGCCAGCGGCGGCGTGGGCACCGTGCTCGGTGCCATCATCGGTGGCTTCGTGCTCGGCGTGCTCAACAACGGGATGTCCCTGCTGGGCATCGGAAGTGACATCCAGCAGGTGATCAAGGGCATGGTGCTGCTGGCCGCCGTCGGTTTCGACATCTACAACAAGAGAAAGGGTGCATCCTGA
- the mmsA gene encoding multiple monosaccharide ABC transporter ATP-binding protein yields MRGITKRFGQVTALRDVNLAVRRGEIHAICGENGAGKSTLMKVLSGIYPHGSYDGEIVFDGSPCEFKDIRSSERCGIAIIHQELALVPVLSIAENIFLGNEHARAGVINWHETMTRAQELLGRVGLRENPNTRISDIGVGKQQLVEIAKALSKRVRLLILDEPTAALNDEDSRHLLDLILELRSQGLTCIIISHKLNEVMRVADTVTILRDGRTIETRPVGHGLTEEHIIRGMVGRDMTDRFPDREPRPIGDVALAIENWTVLHPLDQQRRVVDDVSLHVRRGEIVGLAGLMGAGRTELAMSVFGRSYGKYVSGRVVKDGREIRTRTVPEAVDHGIVYVTEDRKHYGLNLMDDIARSITLASLPKVSNRTVINEHNETMVAERYRRDMRIKAPSVRATTGNLSGGNQQKVVLSKWIFADPDVLILDEPTRGIDVGAKYEIYQIINSLAAQGKAVIVISSELPELIGLCDRIYTLNEGRLTGEVPREQATQETLMRYMMKGHTA; encoded by the coding sequence ATGCGCGGCATCACCAAACGTTTCGGTCAGGTGACCGCCCTGCGCGACGTCAACCTGGCGGTGCGCCGCGGCGAGATCCACGCGATCTGCGGTGAGAACGGCGCGGGCAAGTCCACGCTGATGAAGGTGCTCAGCGGAATCTATCCGCACGGCAGCTACGACGGGGAGATCGTCTTCGACGGCAGCCCATGCGAGTTCAAGGACATCCGGTCCAGTGAGCGGTGCGGTATCGCGATCATCCACCAGGAGCTGGCGCTGGTGCCGGTGCTGTCGATCGCCGAGAACATCTTCCTCGGCAACGAGCACGCGCGGGCGGGCGTCATCAACTGGCACGAGACCATGACCCGCGCCCAGGAGCTGCTCGGCCGCGTCGGCCTCCGGGAGAACCCCAACACCCGGATCTCCGACATCGGGGTCGGCAAGCAGCAGCTCGTCGAGATCGCCAAGGCGCTGAGCAAGCGGGTGCGGCTGCTGATCCTCGACGAACCCACCGCCGCGCTCAACGACGAGGACAGCAGGCATCTGCTCGACCTCATTCTCGAGCTCAGATCCCAGGGGCTGACGTGCATCATCATCTCGCACAAGCTCAACGAGGTGATGCGGGTGGCCGACACCGTGACGATCCTGCGCGACGGCCGCACCATCGAGACCCGGCCGGTGGGACACGGGCTCACCGAGGAGCACATCATCCGCGGGATGGTGGGCCGGGACATGACCGACCGGTTCCCCGACCGTGAACCCCGCCCCATCGGCGATGTCGCGCTCGCCATCGAGAACTGGACGGTGCTGCATCCGCTGGATCAGCAGCGCCGGGTCGTCGACGACGTATCGCTGCACGTCCGGCGCGGCGAGATCGTCGGGCTGGCCGGGCTGATGGGCGCCGGCCGCACCGAGCTGGCGATGAGCGTGTTCGGGCGCAGCTACGGCAAGTACGTCAGCGGCCGGGTTGTCAAGGACGGCCGCGAGATCCGCACCCGCACGGTGCCCGAGGCCGTCGACCACGGCATCGTCTACGTCACCGAGGACCGCAAGCACTACGGGCTGAACCTGATGGACGACATCGCCCGCAGCATCACGCTGGCGTCGCTGCCGAAGGTCAGCAACCGGACGGTCATCAACGAGCACAACGAGACCATGGTCGCCGAGCGGTACCGCCGCGACATGCGCATCAAGGCCCCGTCGGTGCGGGCGACCACCGGCAACCTGTCCGGCGGCAACCAGCAGAAGGTCGTGCTGAGCAAGTGGATCTTCGCCGACCCCGACGTGCTGATCCTCGACGAACCCACCCGCGGAATCGACGTCGGCGCCAAGTACGAGATCTATCAGATCATCAATTCGCTTGCCGCCCAGGGGAAGGCCGTGATCGTCATCTCATCGGAGCTGCCCGAGCTGATCGGGCTCTGCGACCGCATCTACACGCTCAACGAGGGCCGTCTCACCGGCGAGGTGCCCCGCGAGCAGGCGACACAGGAGACGCTGATGCGCTACATGATGAAGGGACACACCGCATGA
- the chvE gene encoding multiple monosaccharide ABC transporter substrate-binding protein produces MRRSFVRIVGALAVATALASAGCGRSTAPEAADSGGERTGTVGIAMPTKSSERWVADGDNMAKQFQELGYDTDLQYGDDIVQNQVSQIENMITKGVRVLVIAPIDGSSLTDTLARAADAGIPVVSYDRLIRGTDNVDYYATFDNFKVGVQQATYIVDKLGVAEGKGPFNIEVFAGSPDDNNATFFFDGAMSVLQPYIDSGALVVKSGQTSFDQVATLRWDGGLAQSRMDNLLSRSYTSGRVDAVLSPYDGMSIGIISALKSAGYGTPANPLPIVTGQDAELASVKSIIAGEQTQTVFKDTRELAKAAVQMADSLLTGGTPETNDTTTYDNGVKVVPSYLLEPVSVDKSNYQKVLVDSGYYTEAQLA; encoded by the coding sequence CTGCGGTCGTTCGACCGCTCCCGAGGCGGCCGACAGCGGTGGTGAACGCACCGGCACGGTCGGCATCGCGATGCCGACGAAGTCCTCGGAGCGCTGGGTCGCCGACGGCGACAACATGGCCAAGCAGTTCCAGGAACTCGGCTATGACACCGATCTGCAGTACGGCGACGACATCGTGCAGAACCAGGTGTCGCAGATCGAGAACATGATCACCAAGGGCGTGCGGGTTCTGGTCATCGCGCCGATCGACGGCTCCTCGCTGACCGACACCCTCGCCCGCGCCGCCGACGCCGGCATCCCGGTGGTCAGCTATGACCGGCTGATCCGCGGCACCGACAACGTCGACTACTACGCGACCTTCGACAACTTCAAGGTCGGCGTCCAGCAGGCCACCTACATCGTCGACAAGCTCGGAGTGGCAGAAGGCAAGGGCCCCTTCAACATCGAGGTGTTCGCGGGGTCACCCGACGACAACAACGCGACGTTCTTCTTCGACGGCGCGATGAGCGTGCTGCAGCCCTACATCGACAGCGGCGCACTGGTCGTCAAGAGCGGGCAGACCTCCTTCGACCAGGTCGCCACGCTGCGCTGGGACGGCGGGCTGGCCCAGTCCCGGATGGACAACCTGCTCAGCCGCAGCTACACCAGCGGGCGGGTCGACGCGGTGCTGTCCCCCTACGACGGCATGTCCATCGGCATCATCTCGGCGCTCAAGAGCGCCGGCTACGGCACCCCGGCCAACCCGTTGCCGATCGTCACCGGCCAGGACGCCGAACTGGCCTCGGTGAAGTCGATCATCGCGGGCGAGCAGACCCAGACCGTGTTCAAGGACACCCGCGAACTCGCGAAAGCCGCTGTGCAGATGGCAGATTCGCTGCTCACCGGCGGAACCCCGGAGACCAACGACACCACGACCTACGACAACGGGGTCAAGGTGGTGCCGTCTTATCTGCTCGAACCCGTCAGCGTCGACAAGAGCAACTACCAGAAGGTGCTCGTCGACTCCGGGTACTACACCGAGGCTCAGCTGGCGTGA